In Musa acuminata AAA Group cultivar baxijiao chromosome BXJ2-10, Cavendish_Baxijiao_AAA, whole genome shotgun sequence, a genomic segment contains:
- the LOC103999984 gene encoding uncharacterized protein LOC103999984, which yields MRPVFLLPLNNVLWQNSPSAFSLRRRHPSLPSNHHPLKLRKLGFQALPPTLNHHLLLTLPPPPPNHPPTHHRWYFLSTMKRSSNSVNSFFSFLAHGIDDLDESLTSNTFMSLQFLQRAVALLRSLHSRLTNLVQKLHLPVGERWLDEYMDESSRLLDVCHVIKLGVSGIENYCSAAADMISSLDEWRHNPNPHLARQVMRAVSICRREAMGLEEENRVLVETRIEPMSFRFDDRLSMESRYNGFNGFRGVLYALRNASSLLLLILLWGSVSCCPELAVTDGSLFFGSELMVSMASLQQRVVGEVEGLDGRSGILMLEFRQARAATEELRDELETAGAMRCGPEIAGGSLKEKVEELKGWFGMLRSGTENLVGQMDDFFDEIVEGRRKLLHLCSHR from the exons ATGAGGCCGGTCTTCCTTCTGCCACTAAACAATGTGTTATGGCAGAATTCTCCATCAGCCTTCTCCCTCCGCAGGAGACACCCATCATTGCCCTCAAACCATCATCCCTTGAAGCTTAGGAAGTTGGGCTTCCAAGCCCTCCCACCAACGTTAAATCACCACCTCCTACTTACTCTGCCTCCACCCCCACCCaaccacccacccacccaccacCGTTGGTACTTTCTCTCCACCATGAAGCGTTCTTCCAACTCCGTCAAcagcttcttctccttcctcgccCATGGCATCGACGACCTCGATGAATCCCTTACGTCGAACACCTTCATGTCGCTCCAGTTCCTCCAGCGGGCGGTGGCGCTCCTCCGGTCCCTCCACTCCCGGCTGACCAACCTGGTGCAGAAGCTTCACCTCCCGGTCGGCGAGAGGTGGCTCGACGAGTACATGGACGAGAGCTCGCGACTGTTGGATGTCTGCCACGTGATCAAGCTTGGGGTCTCGGGCATCGAGAATTACTGCTCCGCTGCAGCTGACATGATCTCCTCGCTCGACGAATGGCGCCACAACCCCAATCCCCACCTTGCCCGGCAG GTGATGCGAGCAGTCTCGATTTGCCGGAGAGAAGCCATGGGACTGGAAGAGGAGAACAGAGTGCTGGTGGAGACGAGGATCGAGCCCATGTCTTTCCGGTTTGACGATAGGCTGTCGATGGAGTCCAGATACAACGGGTTCAATGGCTTCAGAGGCGTGCTTTACGCACTGAGGAACGCCAGCTCCTTGCTGCTGCTCATCCTGCTATGGGGATCCGTCTCCTGCTGCCCGGAACTGGCAGTCACCGACGGCTCGCTCTTCTTCGGCTCAGAACTCATGGTCTCCATGGCGAGCCTGCAGCAGAGGGTGGTCGGAGAGGTGGAAGGACTGGACGGCCGGTCGGGAATTCTGATGCTCGAGTTCCGGCAAGCCAGGGCGGCGACCGAAGAGCTAAGAGACGAGCTGGAGACAGCTGGAGCCATGAGATGTGGACCGGAGATCGCCGGGGGAAGCCTAAAGGAGAAGGTGGAGGAACTCAAGGGGTGGTTTGGGATGCTGAGGTCGGGAACCGAGAATCTAGTGGGACAAATGGATGACTTCTTTGATGAGATCGTGGAAGGAAGAAGGAAACTGTTGCATCTGTGCAGTCACAGGTGA
- the LOC135624414 gene encoding NAC domain-containing protein 48-like, with the protein MSGGDLQLPPGFRFHPTDEELVTHYLCRKCADLPVPVPIIAELDLYKYDPWQLPGLASYGEKEWYFFSPRDRKYPNGSRPNRSAGSGYWKATGADKPVGTPRPLAIKKALVFYAGKAPKGEKTNWIMHEYRLADVDRSARKNNSLRLDDWVLCRIYNKKGNSGSEKPGNPVSHPAGSTVAGDIPEDRKPALGQGAPPLAYSFAPSDSIPRLHADSSCSEHVLSPEFVCEREVQSQPRWRATDRDKAVGLGNPVAADNANANSAFTQFEPGLLSSGLGDPFQDILMYLGKPF; encoded by the exons ATGAGTGGCGGAGATCTGCAGCTGCCCCCTGGGTTCCGCTTCCACCCCACGGACGAGGAGCTCGTCACGCACTACCTCTGCCGCAAGTGCGCCGACCTCCCCGTCCCCGTCCCCATCATCGCCGAGCTCGACCTCTACAAGTACGACCCCTGGCAGCTCCCAG GGTTGGCGTCGTACGGAGAGAAGGAGTGGTACTTCTTCTCGCCGAGGGACCGGAAGTACCCCAACGGGTCGAGGCCGAACCGGTCGGCGGGGTCCGGGTACTGGAAGGCGACCGGGGCGGACAAGCCGGTGGGGACGCCCAGGCCGCTGGCCATCAAGAAGGCCCTCGTCTTCTACGCCGGCAAGGCCCCTAAGGGGGAGAAGACCAACTGGATCATGCACGAGTACCGCCTCGCCGACGTCGACCGCTCCGCCCGCAAGAACAACTCGCTCCGG CTGGACGACTGGGTTCTGTGCCGTATCTACAACAAGAAAGGAAACAGCGGCTCGGAGAAGCCGGGGAACCCGGTGAGTCACCCGGCTGGGTCGACGGTGGCCGGCGACATCCCCGAGGACCGGAAGCCAGCGCTCGGCCAGGGCGCGCCGCCGCTGGCGTACAGCTTCGCGCCGTCGGACTCCATACCCAGGCTGCACGCCGACTCGAGCTGCTCGGAGCACGTCCTGTCGCCGGAGTTCGTGTGCGAGAGGGAGGTGCAGAGCCAGCCGCGGTGGCGGGCCACCGACCGGGACAAGGCCGTCGGCCTCGGGAATCCCGTGGCCGCCGACAACGCCAACGCCAATTCGGCCTTCACCCAGTTCGAACCGGGCCTGCTCTCCTCCGGGTTGGGGGACCCGTTCCAGGACATCCTCATGTACCTGGGGAAGCCCTTTTGA